A genome region from Crossiella equi includes the following:
- a CDS encoding ROK family transcriptional regulator — MTGGKARVLPQSVLREATDARLFTEVITRGRVTRAELATTTGISKPTVSESVRRLVDSGLLDATGLAETGRRGRVGTFYELGVDAGWILAVTLNQSGVHTRATDLAATPRHDHHVPPGAPGDTQALVTALRTAVGTAVRANRGPLRAVAVSVANPVHPATREVVPLPGSPFPEGLLNPGSVLADLTSAPVLVDNDVNLAALAERHSVAAAAVSTFAYLYVGAGLGLGLYLGDRLLRGAHGLAGEIGYLPGAGEEGLAAELTGLGFGRGDVDKVLSVLDGQSGAERERAVGVLGEAITRAVVSVLAVADPELVLLGGPVGTHPALIGPVRAAVASRFPGPARISHGSLGARAPLHGAVHLAVEHARAEAVRAPGR, encoded by the coding sequence ATGACCGGAGGGAAGGCAAGGGTGCTGCCGCAGTCCGTACTGCGCGAGGCCACGGACGCCCGCCTGTTCACCGAGGTCATCACCCGGGGCCGGGTCACCAGAGCGGAACTCGCCACCACCACGGGCATCTCCAAACCCACCGTCTCGGAGTCGGTCCGGCGCCTGGTCGACTCCGGCCTGCTGGATGCCACGGGCCTGGCCGAAACCGGGCGCCGGGGCCGGGTCGGCACGTTCTACGAACTGGGCGTGGACGCGGGCTGGATCCTGGCGGTCACGCTGAACCAGTCGGGCGTCCACACCCGGGCCACCGACCTGGCCGCCACCCCCCGGCACGACCACCACGTCCCACCCGGGGCCCCCGGGGACACACAGGCGTTGGTCACGGCACTGCGGACCGCTGTCGGAACGGCGGTCCGCGCGAACCGGGGACCACTGCGGGCCGTCGCGGTGTCCGTGGCCAATCCGGTGCACCCGGCCACGAGGGAGGTCGTGCCGCTGCCCGGGTCACCGTTCCCCGAGGGCTTGCTGAATCCCGGCTCCGTGCTCGCGGATCTCACCTCGGCCCCGGTGCTCGTGGACAACGACGTGAACCTCGCGGCGCTGGCGGAGCGGCACTCGGTGGCGGCGGCCGCGGTCTCGACCTTCGCGTACCTGTACGTCGGGGCCGGGCTGGGCCTTGGGCTCTACCTCGGGGACCGGTTGCTGCGCGGGGCGCACGGGCTGGCCGGGGAGATCGGGTACCTGCCCGGGGCGGGCGAGGAGGGACTTGCCGCCGAGCTCACCGGGCTCGGGTTCGGACGCGGTGACGTCGACAAGGTGCTCAGTGTCCTGGATGGACAGTCCGGGGCGGAGCGCGAGCGGGCTGTTGGCGTGTTGGGTGAGGCCATCACCAGGGCTGTGGTGTCCGTGCTGGCGGTCGCCGATCCGGAGCTCGTACTGCTCGGAGGGCCGGTGGGCACTCATCCGGCGTTGATCGGACCGGTGAGGGCGGCGGTGGCTTCGCGGTTCCCCGGGCCCGCACGAATCAGTCATGGCAGCCTCGGGGCCAGGGCGCCGCTGCACGGGGCTGTGCACTTGGCGGTGGAGCATGCCCGGGCGGAGGCCGTTCGGGCGCCTGGGCGATGA
- a CDS encoding ArsR/SmtB family transcription factor, whose amino-acid sequence MTSGLGPVAEGVFALDTFGRAAGTAVEPWRRRAAVALGGQLGEVHRLLHEVRPVPGLLWLLERQGPVTGRQAGTVFAFVRAAILPHWNTLHSRLEAERETRGRLAINSGVESVLATLHPRVRWNPPHLELLDEPDGEIDLAGEGMLLSPSAFLAEGSVAVLRTQKDGGQPALVFPAPGVLAALGQRGEEPTTGEQLGALVGATRAAALAALTESCTTGTLSQRLGISLAGASKHATVLRKAGLVTTTRNRNTALHTLTSLGMALLQGQNGTAPQRERAAVC is encoded by the coding sequence ATGACGTCGGGGCTGGGTCCGGTCGCCGAGGGTGTGTTCGCCCTGGACACCTTCGGCCGGGCCGCCGGTACCGCTGTGGAGCCGTGGCGGCGGCGCGCCGCGGTCGCGCTGGGCGGCCAGCTCGGGGAGGTGCACCGGCTGCTGCACGAGGTACGACCGGTGCCCGGCCTGCTCTGGCTGCTCGAACGGCAGGGCCCGGTCACCGGGCGGCAGGCGGGCACCGTGTTCGCCTTCGTCCGCGCCGCGATCCTGCCGCACTGGAACACCCTGCACAGCAGACTGGAGGCCGAGCGCGAGACGCGCGGCCGCCTGGCCATCAACAGCGGTGTGGAGTCGGTCCTGGCCACGCTGCACCCGAGGGTGCGGTGGAACCCGCCCCACCTGGAGCTGCTCGACGAGCCGGACGGCGAGATCGACCTGGCGGGCGAGGGCATGCTGCTCAGCCCGTCGGCGTTCCTGGCCGAGGGTTCGGTGGCGGTGCTGCGCACCCAGAAGGACGGGGGCCAGCCCGCACTGGTCTTCCCCGCCCCGGGGGTGCTGGCCGCGCTGGGGCAGCGCGGTGAGGAGCCGACCACGGGCGAGCAGCTCGGCGCCCTGGTCGGGGCCACCAGGGCGGCCGCGCTGGCCGCGCTGACCGAGAGCTGCACCACCGGCACGCTGTCCCAGCGGCTGGGGATCTCCCTGGCCGGGGCCAGCAAACACGCCACGGTGCTGCGCAAGGCCGGGCTCGTCACCACCACCCGCAACCGCAACACCGCCCTGCACACGCTGACCTCGCTCGGCATGGCGTTGCTCCAAGGGCAGAACGGCACGGCGCCGCAGCGCGAGAGGGCCGCGGTCTGCTGA
- a CDS encoding SpoIIE family protein phosphatase, with amino-acid sequence MATASADVFAADREVGPDLAAVDWSATPLGPPAHWPQSLRTAVSILLSSRFPMWLAWGEQLTFFCNAAYRRDTLGRKYPWALGRPAPEVWAEVWDDVAPRIQSVLTTGEATWDEGLLLLLERSGYPEETYHTFSYSPLRDDSGAVVGMLCVVSEDTERVIAERRMATLRDLGSDPSAVRTEQEALDFATRQLARNRRDFPFTLTYLLQDNGSARLAGSSGVTDPQLFPATRWPAAGGEVALADPALPTGDWPEPPVRALVVPLRPRGGAPYGFLVAGLNRYRDLDEEYRGFVGLVAGHLATGIAVARNYQDQQRRAEQLAELDRAKTAFFANVSHEFRTPLTLIMGPVAELRDRLAGTEPQLSAELASVHRNGLRLGKLVNTLLDFSRIEAGRMGASYAPADLSAVTAELASVFRSAITQAGLAFEVDCPPLPQPVHLDRGMWEKVVLNLLSNALKFTFDGTIRVSVADGGQEAVVTVADTGTGVPPGELPRLFERFHRIENARARSHEGSGIGLALVRELVGLHGGTITAASTLGEGTRFTIHLPYGSAHLPESAMAATAVPGSAAESYVQEALRWLPREPAAPAPETPAAATVLVADDNTDMREYLTRLLQGAGYAVHAVTDGSAALEAARTRTPDLVVSDVMMPGLSGLALVAALRADPRTAAVPVLLLSARAGQEAAIEGLTAGADDYLVKPFAAADLLARVRANVALARLRDHHARWRTALIDSLQEAFFVCTEDGTVVEINTAFADILGYGPDGLPYRPVHPWWPDVRTSPDAHRLVAGAFRELISRDRGTATVPVRHRDGHLVWVSVLFNTARDPDSGQSVVVGTFRDVTAEHYTIQREAALAALGLRLSQAGSLAEALSGALAELRQLWHSGQALAVLFPERGRPAVNGTGPAHSWEELDPVLRALLLAQRERPVLSPASHPGAGTGVTLEHPEGLLVLWLDSDGNRPFTAQDEVLLSLLAGHLAQGLARAHQIDQQRETALELQRAILGPEKLPGGFAVRYEPAARPLEIGGDWYDTVDLPHGRIGIVVGDCVGRGLKAAAVMGQLRSACRALLLQGTGPARVLMALDRFAADLPGAMCTTVFCGTLDPVTGVLTYSSAGHPPAVLVAPDGATELLARAGSIPLGVRTGLTRPEAECALAPRATLLMYTDGLVERRGQPLTDGIRQAAELVRADLSTGLDELATRLMDGLAPDGADDDIALLLYRHPAPLAATFPAAPAQLARMRAALRTWLGQCDLPELTVQNVLVAAGEAFGNAVEHAYRGRAPGEVRLRAQARGHELELTVADSGGWQTPRPEDNPHRGRGLGMMRTLADHAEITHGPDGTTVTLLMRIG; translated from the coding sequence GTGGCGACGGCGTCCGCCGATGTGTTCGCCGCCGACCGCGAAGTCGGCCCGGACCTGGCCGCGGTCGACTGGTCGGCCACCCCGCTCGGCCCGCCCGCGCACTGGCCGCAGAGCCTGCGCACGGCGGTCAGCATCCTGCTCTCCTCCCGCTTCCCCATGTGGCTGGCCTGGGGCGAACAGCTGACCTTCTTCTGCAACGCCGCCTACCGCCGGGACACGTTGGGGCGCAAGTACCCCTGGGCCCTGGGCCGCCCGGCCCCCGAGGTGTGGGCGGAGGTCTGGGACGACGTCGCACCGCGCATCCAGTCGGTGCTGACCACCGGCGAGGCCACCTGGGACGAGGGCCTGCTGCTGCTCCTGGAGCGCTCGGGCTACCCGGAGGAGACCTACCACACCTTCTCCTACAGCCCGCTGCGCGATGACTCCGGTGCCGTGGTGGGCATGCTGTGCGTGGTCAGTGAGGACACCGAACGCGTCATCGCCGAGCGCCGCATGGCCACCCTGCGCGACCTGGGCTCGGACCCCAGCGCGGTGCGCACCGAGCAGGAGGCGCTGGACTTCGCCACCCGCCAGCTCGCCCGCAACCGCCGCGACTTCCCGTTCACTCTGACCTACCTGTTGCAGGACAACGGCTCCGCCCGCCTGGCGGGCAGCAGCGGGGTGACCGACCCGCAGCTCTTCCCGGCCACGCGCTGGCCCGCCGCCGGTGGTGAGGTGGCGCTGGCCGACCCGGCGCTGCCCACCGGCGACTGGCCGGAACCGCCGGTGCGCGCGCTGGTGGTGCCGTTGCGGCCGCGGGGCGGTGCGCCGTATGGGTTCCTGGTCGCCGGGCTCAACCGCTACCGGGACCTGGACGAGGAGTACCGCGGGTTCGTCGGCCTGGTCGCCGGGCACCTGGCCACCGGCATCGCGGTGGCCCGCAACTACCAGGACCAGCAGCGCCGCGCGGAGCAGCTGGCCGAGCTGGACCGGGCCAAAACCGCGTTCTTCGCCAACGTCAGCCACGAGTTCCGCACCCCGCTCACCCTGATCATGGGCCCGGTGGCCGAGCTGCGCGACCGCCTCGCGGGCACCGAGCCGCAGCTCAGCGCCGAACTGGCCAGCGTGCACCGCAATGGTTTGCGGCTGGGCAAGCTGGTCAACACGCTGCTGGACTTCTCCCGCATCGAGGCCGGGCGCATGGGCGCCAGCTACGCCCCGGCCGACCTGTCCGCCGTGACGGCCGAGCTGGCCAGCGTGTTCCGCTCCGCGATCACCCAGGCCGGGCTGGCCTTCGAGGTCGACTGCCCGCCCCTGCCCCAGCCGGTGCACCTGGACCGGGGCATGTGGGAGAAGGTCGTGCTCAACCTGCTCAGCAACGCGCTGAAGTTCACCTTCGACGGCACCATCCGCGTGTCCGTGGCCGACGGCGGGCAGGAGGCCGTGGTCACCGTCGCCGACACCGGCACCGGGGTCCCGCCCGGGGAGCTGCCGAGGCTGTTCGAGCGCTTCCACCGCATCGAGAACGCCCGCGCCCGCTCGCACGAGGGCAGCGGCATCGGCCTGGCCCTGGTGCGCGAGCTGGTCGGGCTGCACGGCGGCACGATCACCGCGGCCAGCACCCTCGGCGAGGGCACCCGGTTCACCATCCACCTGCCCTACGGCAGCGCGCACCTGCCCGAGTCGGCCATGGCCGCCACCGCGGTGCCCGGTTCGGCGGCCGAGTCCTACGTGCAGGAGGCGCTGCGCTGGCTGCCCCGGGAACCGGCCGCGCCCGCACCGGAGACCCCAGCGGCCGCGACGGTGCTGGTCGCCGACGACAACACCGACATGCGCGAGTACCTCACCCGCCTGCTGCAGGGCGCGGGCTACGCGGTGCACGCGGTCACCGACGGCTCCGCCGCCCTGGAGGCCGCCCGCACCCGCACCCCGGACCTCGTGGTCAGCGACGTGATGATGCCGGGCCTGTCCGGGCTGGCCCTGGTGGCCGCGCTGCGCGCCGACCCGCGCACCGCGGCGGTACCGGTGCTGCTGCTGTCCGCGCGGGCCGGGCAGGAGGCCGCGATCGAGGGCCTGACCGCCGGGGCCGACGACTACCTGGTCAAACCGTTCGCCGCGGCCGACCTGCTGGCGCGGGTGCGGGCGAACGTGGCGCTGGCCAGGCTGCGCGACCACCACGCCCGCTGGCGCACCGCGCTGATCGACTCGTTGCAGGAGGCGTTTTTCGTCTGCACCGAGGACGGCACCGTGGTGGAGATCAACACCGCGTTCGCCGACATCCTCGGCTACGGCCCGGACGGCCTGCCGTACCGGCCCGTGCACCCGTGGTGGCCGGACGTCCGCACCAGCCCCGACGCGCACCGGCTGGTCGCCGGGGCCTTCCGCGAGCTGATCAGCCGGGACCGGGGTACTGCCACCGTGCCGGTCCGGCACCGGGACGGGCACCTGGTGTGGGTGAGCGTGCTGTTCAACACCGCCCGCGACCCCGACTCCGGCCAGTCGGTGGTGGTCGGCACCTTCCGCGACGTCACCGCCGAGCACTACACGATCCAGCGCGAGGCCGCCCTGGCCGCGCTGGGCCTGCGGCTGTCCCAGGCGGGCAGCCTGGCCGAGGCCCTGTCCGGGGCGCTGGCCGAGCTGCGCCAGCTCTGGCACTCCGGGCAGGCCTTGGCCGTGCTCTTCCCCGAACGGGGCCGCCCGGCCGTGAACGGCACCGGGCCCGCGCACTCCTGGGAGGAGCTGGACCCGGTGCTGCGCGCGCTGCTGCTGGCCCAGCGCGAACGCCCGGTGCTGAGCCCGGCCTCGCACCCCGGTGCCGGGACCGGGGTCACCCTGGAGCACCCCGAGGGCCTGCTGGTGCTGTGGCTGGACTCGGACGGCAACCGCCCGTTCACCGCCCAGGACGAGGTGCTGCTGTCCCTGCTGGCCGGGCACCTGGCGCAGGGCCTGGCCCGCGCGCACCAGATCGACCAGCAGCGCGAGACCGCCCTGGAGCTGCAGCGCGCGATCCTGGGGCCGGAGAAGCTGCCCGGCGGGTTCGCGGTGCGCTACGAACCGGCCGCGCGGCCGCTGGAGATCGGCGGCGACTGGTACGACACGGTCGACCTGCCGCACGGGCGCATCGGCATCGTGGTCGGCGACTGCGTGGGCCGGGGGCTGAAGGCGGCCGCGGTGATGGGCCAGCTGCGCAGCGCCTGCCGGGCGCTGCTGTTGCAGGGCACCGGTCCGGCGCGGGTGCTGATGGCGCTGGACCGCTTCGCCGCCGACCTGCCCGGGGCCATGTGCACCACGGTGTTCTGCGGCACCCTCGACCCGGTCACCGGCGTGCTGACCTACTCCAGCGCCGGGCACCCGCCCGCGGTCCTGGTCGCCCCGGACGGCGCCACCGAGCTGCTCGCGCGGGCGGGCTCGATCCCGCTGGGTGTGCGCACCGGTCTGACCCGGCCGGAGGCGGAGTGCGCGCTGGCACCCCGCGCCACGCTGCTGATGTACACCGACGGCCTGGTGGAACGGCGCGGCCAGCCCCTGACCGACGGCATCCGGCAGGCCGCCGAGCTGGTGCGCGCGGACCTTTCCACCGGCCTGGACGAGCTGGCCACGCGGCTGATGGACGGGCTGGCCCCGGACGGCGCCGACGACGACATCGCCCTGCTGCTCTACCGCCACCCGGCCCCGCTGGCCGCGACCTTCCCGGCCGCCCCGGCGCAGCTGGCCCGCATGCGCGCGGCGTTGCGCACCTGGCTCGGCCAGTGCGACCTGCCCGAGCTGACCGTGCAGAACGTGCTGGTGGCCGCGGGCGAGGCCTTCGGCAACGCGGTCGAGCACGCCTACCGGGGCCGGGCACCGGGCGAGGTGCGGCTGCGCGCCCAGGCCCGGGGCCACGAGCTGGAGCTGACCGTGGCCGACAGCGGCGGCTGGCAGACCCCGCGCCCGGAGGACAACCCCCACCGCGGCCGGGGCCTGGGCATGATGCGCACGCTGGCCGACCACGCGGAGATCACCCACGGTCCGGACGGGACCACCGTCACCCTGCTGATGAGGATCGGCTGA
- a CDS encoding Bug family tripartite tricarboxylate transporter substrate binding protein: MTACAARGGAPGDAGGYPSHPVEFTVPTEPGGSTDLITRALARSLATPLGAQAVVVNRPGKNGTTAGRDVFAAKPDGYRVAVMPQSLFAVGPLFGNDPDAIRVQDMTFVKGLAVEDYVLAVPATSPYHSLRDLQKGAVKYGTTGAGTGSQLAQALLFGLTKVQGTPRHFDGGAPLRAALVSSTVDVGALHIVDAATQVRAGSLRPLVVFASQRVAAFPNVPTAVELGYPVVVDQRRFVAAPAGLPEAVRDKLAHAIDAATASPEYTEMVRHNHIGRWDAPADEVGEQLSESLARYRSLVQQLGVRLTH, translated from the coding sequence GTGACGGCCTGTGCGGCGCGCGGCGGTGCGCCGGGAGACGCCGGGGGCTACCCGAGCCACCCGGTGGAGTTCACGGTCCCGACCGAGCCGGGCGGCAGCACGGACCTGATCACCAGGGCGCTGGCGAGGAGCCTGGCCACCCCGCTGGGCGCGCAGGCGGTGGTGGTCAACCGGCCGGGGAAGAACGGCACCACGGCGGGCCGGGACGTCTTCGCCGCCAAGCCGGATGGGTACCGGGTGGCGGTCATGCCGCAGTCGCTGTTCGCGGTGGGGCCGCTGTTCGGCAACGACCCGGACGCGATCCGGGTGCAGGACATGACCTTCGTCAAGGGCTTGGCGGTGGAGGACTACGTCCTGGCCGTTCCGGCGACGTCGCCGTACCACTCCCTGCGTGACCTCCAGAAGGGCGCGGTCAAGTACGGCACGACCGGCGCGGGGACCGGTAGTCAGCTGGCCCAGGCCCTGTTGTTCGGGTTGACCAAGGTCCAGGGCACGCCACGGCACTTCGACGGTGGGGCGCCGTTGCGGGCGGCGCTGGTCAGTTCCACTGTGGACGTCGGGGCATTGCACATCGTCGACGCGGCGACGCAGGTGCGGGCCGGGTCGCTGCGGCCGTTGGTGGTCTTCGCCAGTCAGCGGGTGGCGGCTTTCCCGAATGTGCCGACGGCGGTGGAGCTGGGGTATCCGGTGGTCGTGGACCAGCGGCGGTTCGTGGCCGCTCCGGCCGGGTTGCCGGAGGCGGTGCGGGACAAGCTCGCGCACGCGATCGACGCGGCCACGGCCAGTCCGGAGTACACGGAGATGGTGCGGCACAACCACATCGGGCGGTGGGACGCACCGGCCGATGAGGTGGGGGAGCAGCTGTCGGAGAGCTTGGCCCGGTACCGCTCGCTGGTTCAACAGCTCGGGGTGCGGCTCACGCACTGA
- the rho gene encoding transcription termination factor Rho, translating into MSDTAFPVAGVLDTSDNRHLLRGHDHLPGPDDVLVPQGLLRSHDLRRGDHVTGTAQPPGNGKPRLVRVETVNGREPGYPRPHLTDLTPVHPHERLRLETGPGELTTRVIDLLMPIGKGQRALIVAPPKAGKTTVLHTIAHAISRNHPECHLMAVLVGERPEEVTDFRRTVPGEVLASTFDQPPREHTALAELAVERAKRLAEHGQDVVVLLDSLTRLGRAYNLAAPASGRILTGGIDASALTPPKRFLGAARALEGGGSLTILATTLVDTGSAGDAVIFEEYKGTGNAELVLDRGLAGHRVFPAVDVRRTGTRKEELLLDPAERSATQALRRALTAAEGRQATEKLLEGLRGTGSNAEFLFQLLRGTPRAA; encoded by the coding sequence ATGTCCGACACCGCCTTCCCGGTTGCCGGGGTGCTCGACACCTCGGACAACCGCCACCTCCTCCGCGGCCACGACCACCTGCCCGGCCCGGACGACGTCCTTGTCCCGCAAGGGCTTCTCCGGTCCCACGACCTGCGCCGCGGCGACCACGTCACCGGCACCGCGCAGCCCCCGGGCAACGGCAAACCGCGTCTGGTCCGGGTCGAGACCGTCAACGGCCGCGAGCCCGGCTACCCCCGCCCGCACCTGACCGACCTGACCCCGGTGCACCCGCACGAGCGGCTGCGCCTGGAGACCGGGCCCGGCGAGCTCACCACCCGGGTGATCGACCTGCTCATGCCCATCGGCAAGGGCCAGCGCGCCCTCATCGTCGCCCCGCCCAAGGCGGGCAAGACCACCGTGCTGCACACCATCGCGCACGCGATCAGCCGCAACCACCCCGAGTGCCACCTGATGGCCGTGCTGGTCGGCGAACGCCCCGAGGAGGTCACCGACTTCCGCCGCACCGTGCCCGGCGAGGTGCTGGCCTCCACCTTCGACCAGCCGCCACGCGAGCACACCGCGCTCGCCGAGCTGGCCGTCGAGCGCGCCAAGCGCCTGGCCGAGCACGGCCAGGACGTGGTGGTGCTGCTGGACTCCCTGACCCGCCTGGGCCGCGCCTACAACCTGGCCGCGCCCGCCTCCGGCCGCATCCTCACCGGCGGCATCGACGCTTCCGCGCTCACCCCGCCCAAGCGCTTCCTCGGCGCCGCGCGGGCCCTGGAGGGCGGCGGTTCGCTGACCATCCTGGCCACCACGCTCGTGGACACCGGTTCGGCCGGGGACGCCGTGATCTTCGAGGAGTACAAGGGCACCGGCAACGCCGAGCTCGTCCTGGACCGCGGCCTGGCCGGGCACCGCGTGTTCCCGGCCGTGGACGTGCGCCGCACCGGCACCCGCAAGGAGGAGCTGCTGCTGGACCCGGCCGAGCGCTCGGCCACCCAGGCGCTGCGCCGCGCGCTGACCGCGGCCGAGGGCCGCCAGGCCACCGAGAAGCTCCTGGAAGGCCTGCGCGGCACCGGCTCCAACGCCGAGTTCCTCTTCCAGCTGCTGCGCGGCACCCCCCGGGCGGCCTGA
- a CDS encoding YbiU family protein: MTRTTEVPVDFPAAIRAVKEELRARVGDVVGAFAQAEAMVLAEVEDVVARRGRGEEVWPVLEFADVAQGRVGAEERAEVRRRGCAVIRGTFPRERAEAWDRELDDYLTRNDFDRTYRYLDDGVFGGLAQGRPSIYPIYWSRPQVQARGDERMAAVRTFLNGFWRHESEGRVWFDPARDTAYPDRVRRRPPGSTSGGLSAHTDSGSVERWLLPAYQQVFRHVFAGNPAAYDPWDGAYRTEVHEYPSTVMCSAFRTFQGWTALSDMAPTEGVLHVLPVPSAMAYLLLRALQDDVAPDDLCGAVNGQSLPITERWHAPLLPAMTPIPAVAPGDTVWWHGDLVHSVGAVTDQRGWGNVMYIPATPHCEKNAAYAAHCAQAFQTGASPGDFAPEDYETTWDRPTLADLTPLGRSQLGV, translated from the coding sequence ATGACGCGGACCACCGAGGTGCCCGTGGACTTCCCGGCCGCGATCCGGGCGGTCAAGGAGGAGCTGCGGGCGCGGGTTGGGGATGTGGTGGGGGCGTTCGCGCAGGCCGAGGCCATGGTGCTGGCCGAGGTCGAGGATGTGGTGGCGCGGCGCGGGCGGGGGGAGGAGGTCTGGCCCGTGCTGGAGTTCGCCGACGTGGCCCAGGGGCGGGTCGGTGCGGAGGAGCGGGCGGAGGTGCGGCGGCGGGGGTGTGCCGTCATCCGGGGAACCTTTCCCCGGGAACGGGCCGAGGCCTGGGACCGCGAGCTGGACGACTACCTGACCCGCAACGACTTCGACCGGACCTACCGCTACCTCGACGACGGGGTGTTCGGCGGGCTGGCCCAGGGGCGGCCGTCGATCTACCCGATCTACTGGTCCCGGCCGCAGGTGCAGGCCCGTGGGGACGAGCGGATGGCCGCGGTGCGGACCTTCCTCAACGGTTTCTGGCGGCACGAGTCCGAGGGGCGGGTGTGGTTCGACCCGGCCCGCGACACCGCCTACCCGGACCGCGTGCGCCGCCGCCCGCCGGGCTCGACCTCGGGCGGGCTGTCCGCGCACACCGACTCCGGTTCGGTCGAGCGCTGGCTGCTCCCGGCCTACCAACAGGTCTTCCGCCACGTCTTCGCCGGGAACCCGGCGGCCTACGACCCCTGGGACGGTGCCTACCGCACCGAGGTGCACGAGTACCCGTCCACGGTGATGTGCTCGGCCTTCCGCACCTTCCAGGGCTGGACGGCCCTGTCGGACATGGCGCCCACCGAGGGGGTGCTGCACGTGCTGCCGGTCCCCTCGGCGATGGCCTACCTGCTGTTGCGCGCGCTCCAGGACGACGTCGCCCCCGACGACCTGTGCGGCGCGGTCAACGGCCAGTCCCTGCCGATCACCGAGCGCTGGCACGCCCCGCTGCTGCCCGCGATGACCCCGATCCCGGCGGTCGCCCCGGGCGACACCGTGTGGTGGCACGGTGACCTGGTCCACTCGGTCGGCGCGGTGACCGACCAGCGGGGCTGGGGCAACGTCATGTACATCCCGGCCACCCCGCACTGCGAGAAGAACGCCGCCTACGCCGCCCACTGCGCGCAGGCCTTCCAGACCGGCGCGAGCCCGGGCGACTTCGCCCCGGAGGACTACGAGACCACCTGGGACCGCCCGACGCTGGCCGACCTGACGCCGCTGGGACGGTCGCAGCTGGGCGTGTGA
- a CDS encoding NPP1 family protein, translated as MRDAVHNGVPSTRSGRTRWQRLGRRALVGAAALTVLLPGTALADPPRALPGGASAAERQWQPAFDYDGDGCYPTPAIGPDGTLNPGLKPSGALNGNCRDASDLDNTNTYSRAKCNNDWCAYMYDLYFEKDQAIPGIESGHRHDIEHVVVWVNGGQARFVSTSAHGKYTTKPSDQVAWEGSHAKIVYHKDGVSTHAFRHASATEPPENHKGAWQYPTLVGWDNYPAGIRDRLVAANFGSAGFGLKDSAYGWELEKAKPANIPFNPHG; from the coding sequence ATGCGGGACGCAGTGCACAACGGGGTGCCCTCCACGCGGAGCGGGCGAACCCGCTGGCAGCGCCTGGGCCGCCGGGCACTCGTGGGCGCGGCGGCGCTGACCGTGCTGCTGCCGGGCACCGCGCTGGCCGATCCGCCGCGCGCGCTGCCGGGTGGCGCGTCCGCGGCCGAGCGGCAGTGGCAGCCCGCCTTCGACTACGACGGCGACGGCTGTTACCCCACCCCGGCGATCGGGCCGGACGGCACGCTGAACCCGGGCCTGAAACCGTCCGGCGCGCTCAACGGCAACTGCCGGGACGCCTCGGACCTGGACAACACCAACACGTACTCGCGCGCCAAGTGCAACAACGACTGGTGCGCGTACATGTACGACCTGTACTTCGAGAAGGACCAGGCGATCCCGGGCATCGAGAGCGGTCACCGGCACGACATCGAGCACGTGGTGGTCTGGGTCAACGGCGGCCAGGCGAGGTTCGTCTCGACCTCCGCGCACGGCAAGTACACGACCAAGCCGTCCGACCAGGTGGCCTGGGAGGGCTCGCACGCCAAGATCGTCTACCACAAGGACGGCGTGAGCACGCACGCCTTCCGGCACGCCAGCGCCACCGAGCCGCCGGAGAACCACAAGGGCGCGTGGCAGTACCCGACCCTGGTGGGCTGGGACAACTACCCGGCGGGCATCCGGGACCGCCTGGTGGCGGCGAACTTCGGCAGCGCGGGCTTCGGCCTCAAGGACAGCGCCTACGGCTGGGAGCTGGAGAAGGCCAAGCCCGCCAACATCCCGTTCAACCCGCACGGCTGA